From Staphylococcus delphini, one genomic window encodes:
- a CDS encoding IS110 family transposase, whose product MHIFGIDISKASAFVAHYEDETFVKELDLFYDSKNLLQFYTYLKCFEDKLLIFEATGVYSTIIRQFCINHNIKHICINPLEAHFKMKSLRRYKTDKVDAHKLAHLGFTLDEKYIIHHTSDEDIERKSYTRLIMRIEDDLTKLKTRLKERLSQVFPSLQDLVKHNYNIPNLRLINLFAHPQFVLNLTKQQLKKLIKQHNNCQKTHLENLTIKLVEWAQNTYITVHEEHPLVEEIKDITEDLIRLIGRKKNYVAKLKKLCADQKLYHVLLSINGVGEQNAALLTGELGNIDRFETNKQLNAFVGIDIVRYESGTVYKKDRINRRGSSVARKILYQMVELFIMNQHRQQNHICDYYYKLKEPPYNKHHKVAMIACVNKLIKVMHYLNTTNSRYDFERATRHLKDNSIKPS is encoded by the coding sequence ATGCATATTTTTGGTATTGATATCAGTAAAGCATCGGCATTTGTGGCCCATTATGAAGATGAAACATTCGTTAAAGAATTGGACTTATTCTATGATTCAAAGAACTTACTTCAGTTCTACACATATTTAAAATGTTTTGAAGATAAGTTATTGATATTCGAAGCAACAGGTGTTTATTCAACAATTATTCGTCAATTTTGTATCAATCATAATATTAAACATATTTGTATAAACCCCTTAGAAGCACACTTTAAGATGAAGTCATTAAGAAGATATAAGACAGATAAGGTGGATGCACATAAACTCGCTCATTTAGGCTTTACACTAGATGAAAAATACATTATTCATCACACTTCAGATGAAGATATTGAGAGAAAGAGTTACACACGTTTAATCATGCGTATTGAGGACGATTTAACTAAATTAAAAACGAGACTTAAAGAGAGGCTATCTCAAGTATTCCCGTCACTTCAAGACTTAGTGAAGCACAACTATAATATTCCTAACTTAAGGCTTATCAATTTATTTGCACATCCTCAATTCGTCTTAAATTTGACTAAACAACAACTCAAAAAGCTCATTAAGCAGCACAATAACTGCCAAAAGACACATCTTGAAAATCTGACTATCAAGCTTGTTGAATGGGCTCAAAACACATATATTACCGTCCACGAAGAGCACCCACTTGTCGAAGAAATCAAAGATATTACTGAAGATTTAATTCGACTCATTGGTAGAAAAAAGAATTATGTCGCTAAACTCAAAAAATTATGTGCTGATCAAAAATTATATCACGTCTTATTAAGTATCAATGGTGTTGGAGAACAAAATGCGGCTTTACTCACAGGGGAATTAGGGAATATTGATCGCTTTGAGACGAATAAGCAACTCAATGCGTTTGTTGGTATCGATATCGTCAGATATGAATCAGGAACGGTTTATAAAAAAGACCGTATTAATCGGCGTGGCAGTAGTGTAGCACGAAAAATTCTCTATCAAATGGTTGAGCTTTTTATTATGAATCAACACCGTCAGCAGAATCATATTTGCGATTATTACTATAAATTAAAAGAGCCACCTTACAATAAACATCATAAAGTGGCCATGATTGCTTGTGTGAACAAGCTCATTAAAGTTATGCATTACTTAAACACTACAAACTCAAGATATGACTTTGAACGTGCTACAAGGCATTTAAAGGATAACTCAATAAAGCCTTCCTAG
- a CDS encoding fructose bisphosphate aldolase, with product MNQEQFDKVKNGNGFIAALDQSGGSTPKALRGYGVSEDQYTNDDEMFKLVHDMRTRIVTSPSFTADKVLGAILFEQTMDREVEGKHTGEYLAEKGIVPFLKVDKGLEDKENGVQLMKPIPELDSLLDRANEHKIFGTKMRSNILEFNKEGIDAVVEQQFGIARQIISKGLVPIIEPEVNIDAEQKAEIEAYLAESIQKQLDKLGSEDYVMLKITIPTQKNQYQSLINHPNVVRVVALSGGYSLEKANEFLKSNDGLIASFSRALINDLRVSQSDEEFDRLLGQTIDAIYDASVNKV from the coding sequence ATGAATCAAGAACAATTTGATAAAGTTAAAAATGGAAATGGATTTATCGCGGCCCTTGACCAAAGTGGTGGTAGTACACCTAAAGCGTTACGTGGCTACGGTGTTTCAGAAGATCAATACACTAATGATGACGAAATGTTCAAACTCGTTCATGACATGCGTACGCGTATTGTGACTTCTCCGTCATTTACTGCAGATAAAGTGCTTGGTGCGATTTTATTCGAACAAACGATGGATCGTGAAGTAGAAGGTAAGCACACTGGTGAATATTTAGCTGAAAAAGGTATTGTGCCTTTCTTAAAAGTAGATAAAGGTCTTGAAGATAAAGAAAATGGCGTTCAACTCATGAAGCCTATTCCTGAGTTAGACAGTTTATTAGATCGTGCGAATGAACACAAAATCTTCGGTACAAAAATGCGTTCTAACATTTTAGAATTCAATAAAGAAGGTATCGATGCAGTTGTTGAACAACAATTTGGTATTGCACGCCAAATCATTTCAAAAGGTCTCGTGCCGATTATCGAGCCTGAAGTGAATATTGATGCAGAACAAAAAGCTGAAATTGAAGCATATTTAGCTGAATCTATTCAAAAACAATTAGACAAGCTTGGTTCTGAAGATTATGTGATGTTAAAGATTACCATCCCAACTCAAAAAAATCAATATCAATCATTAATTAACCATCCAAATGTTGTTCGTGTTGTCGCATTATCAGGTGGTTACAGCCTTGAAAAAGCGAATGAATTCTTAAAATCAAATGACGGCTTAATCGCAAGTTTCTCACGTGCATTAATTAATGACTTACGTGTGAGCCAATCAGACGAAGAATTTGATCGCTTATTAGGTCAAACGATTGATGCCATTTACGACGCATCAGTTAACAAAGTCTAA
- a CDS encoding DeoR/GlpR family DNA-binding transcription regulator, whose protein sequence is MKAKRIVEIEHFINNKNAVTLEELSKNFNVSINTIRRDINQLVKMDKVKKVYGGVESVNISHSSATDFNDRNIEHSEDKRHIGQLAAQKLEAGDVVYIDTGTTTMHILDYIDKALPLTVITNSLDVMNKAVQLENIDLFIIGEQFKKTTRSFIGVDRHSLLNKMNIQKAFMAATGINVPNGLSNSEVEENYIKQLVMKKSKQKYICVDSSKMNKSTLLTYAPLDIVHSIITNQPLPENIADFAEKNGIEVYY, encoded by the coding sequence ATGAAAGCCAAACGTATTGTTGAAATTGAACATTTCATAAATAATAAAAATGCTGTCACTTTAGAGGAACTTAGTAAAAATTTTAATGTCTCAATTAATACTATTAGAAGAGATATCAACCAATTAGTGAAAATGGATAAAGTTAAGAAAGTTTATGGAGGTGTTGAATCAGTAAATATTTCCCATTCAAGCGCAACTGATTTTAATGACCGTAACATTGAACACTCAGAAGATAAAAGACATATAGGACAATTAGCAGCTCAAAAATTAGAAGCTGGAGATGTAGTGTATATCGATACTGGGACAACTACAATGCACATTCTTGACTATATCGATAAAGCCTTACCCTTAACAGTTATTACCAATAGCCTAGATGTGATGAATAAGGCAGTACAATTAGAAAATATAGATTTATTTATTATCGGCGAACAATTTAAAAAAACAACCCGCTCTTTTATAGGCGTAGATCGCCACTCCTTATTAAATAAGATGAATATTCAAAAGGCTTTTATGGCAGCAACAGGAATCAACGTCCCAAATGGTTTAAGTAATTCAGAGGTAGAAGAAAATTATATCAAACAACTTGTTATGAAGAAAAGCAAACAAAAATATATTTGTGTAGACTCAAGTAAGATGAATAAAAGTACTCTATTGACTTATGCCCCTCTTGATATTGTTCATTCAATCATCACAAATCAGCCATTACCAGAAAACATTGCTGACTTCGCTGAAAAAAACGGCATCGAAGTTTACTATTAG
- a CDS encoding CoA-acylating methylmalonate-semialdehyde dehydrogenase: MAELLKNYIGGKWVESKSEEKIEVLNPATKEVIAYVPVSTREELDEAAKVAQEAFLKWKEVAVPKRARILFKFQQLLIENKEILANIITKENGKNTQEALGEVQRGIENVEFACAAPTLMMGDSLSSIATNIEGTSYKYPVGVVGGITPFNFPMMVPCWMFPMAIALGNSFIIKPSERTPLLVNKLVELLEEAGLPAGVFNVVHGTVDVVNGICENENIKAISFVGSKTVGEIVYKKGTANLKRVQCLTGAKNHTIVLDDADIDNAVKDVIGAAFGSAGERCMAAAVVAVQEGVYDTFKEKLVQAAQDIVIGNGIEDNVFLGPVIRKENKARTLKYVDIGVEEGATLVLDGREDNNEEGYFVKPTIFENITTDMTIWKDEIFAPVLSLVKVKSLKEGIQLANQSEFANGACLFTDSASSIRYFRENIDAGMLGINLGVPAPMAIFPFSGWKSSFFGSLHCNGKDSVEFYTHRKVVTARQGEPRF, translated from the coding sequence ATGGCTGAACTTTTAAAAAACTATATTGGTGGCAAATGGGTTGAATCAAAATCCGAAGAAAAGATTGAAGTATTGAATCCTGCAACAAAAGAAGTGATTGCATATGTACCGGTTTCAACGAGAGAAGAACTTGATGAAGCAGCAAAAGTAGCTCAAGAAGCGTTCTTAAAATGGAAGGAGGTAGCTGTACCTAAAAGAGCACGTATCCTATTTAAGTTTCAACAGCTACTTATTGAAAATAAAGAAATATTAGCGAATATTATCACTAAAGAAAATGGTAAAAATACGCAAGAAGCACTTGGTGAAGTACAACGTGGAATTGAAAATGTTGAATTTGCATGTGCTGCACCAACTTTAATGATGGGTGACTCTTTATCAAGTATTGCTACAAATATTGAAGGAACAAGCTATAAATATCCAGTAGGTGTTGTAGGAGGTATTACACCGTTTAACTTCCCAATGATGGTGCCTTGTTGGATGTTCCCAATGGCTATTGCATTAGGCAATTCATTTATTATTAAACCTTCTGAACGCACACCATTATTAGTAAACAAACTCGTAGAATTATTAGAAGAAGCAGGCTTACCAGCAGGTGTATTTAATGTTGTACATGGCACAGTAGATGTTGTGAATGGTATATGTGAAAACGAAAATATTAAAGCGATTTCATTTGTTGGATCAAAAACTGTTGGCGAAATTGTATATAAAAAAGGAACTGCAAACTTAAAAAGAGTACAGTGCTTAACTGGAGCTAAAAACCATACGATTGTCTTAGATGATGCAGATATCGATAACGCGGTTAAAGATGTCATTGGTGCAGCTTTTGGTTCTGCGGGTGAAAGATGTATGGCAGCGGCGGTAGTTGCAGTACAAGAAGGTGTTTATGACACATTTAAAGAAAAACTAGTACAAGCAGCTCAAGATATCGTTATTGGTAATGGTATTGAAGATAATGTCTTTTTAGGCCCGGTTATTAGAAAAGAAAATAAAGCGAGAACATTGAAATATGTAGATATCGGTGTTGAAGAAGGTGCCACACTTGTATTAGATGGTCGAGAGGATAACAACGAAGAAGGCTATTTCGTTAAACCTACTATTTTTGAAAATATCACGACTGATATGACGATTTGGAAAGATGAAATATTTGCTCCAGTACTTTCATTAGTTAAAGTGAAATCACTTAAAGAAGGTATTCAACTAGCAAACCAATCTGAATTTGCTAACGGCGCTTGCTTATTTACAGATAGTGCTTCTTCAATCAGATACTTTAGAGAAAATATTGACGCTGGAATGTTAGGAATTAATCTTGGTGTACCTGCACCTATGGCAATTTTCCCGTTCTCTGGTTGGAAATCTTCATTCTTTGGATCACTTCACTGTAATGGTAAAGATAGTGTTGAATTCTACACACATCGAAAAGTTGTTACAGCACGTCAAGGTGAACCAAGATTTTAA
- the iolB gene encoding 5-deoxy-glucuronate isomerase translates to MSYLLKKARHLDHEISFVHQHQMSDLNLDYIGFEVLDLVKESEHVFETKQLEVCVVVHTGKVNIKVDNQNFENLGRRKTAFDRVPTDSVYASKERTLSVTAIDDATIILCYSKCSVQRPTQLIKAEDNTVEDRGKYANQRHVHNILPDSHEASENLLVVEVYTNQGNWSSYPPHKHDVDNLPNESLLEEVYYHEMNPQQGFVFQRVYTDDRSIDETMTVEHRDVVVVPKGYHPVGVPDGYDSYYLNVMAGPKKIWKFNNAKEHEWIIDRD, encoded by the coding sequence ATGTCTTATTTACTTAAAAAAGCTAGACATTTAGATCATGAAATATCATTTGTTCATCAACATCAGATGAGTGATTTGAATCTAGATTATATTGGATTTGAAGTACTTGACCTTGTAAAAGAATCGGAACACGTTTTTGAGACGAAACAACTTGAAGTCTGTGTCGTTGTTCACACAGGTAAAGTAAATATTAAAGTAGATAATCAAAATTTTGAAAACTTAGGACGTAGAAAAACTGCTTTTGATAGAGTACCAACTGATAGTGTTTATGCATCAAAAGAACGAACTCTATCGGTAACCGCTATAGATGATGCAACAATCATATTATGCTATTCAAAATGTAGTGTGCAAAGACCGACGCAATTGATTAAAGCAGAAGATAATACAGTAGAAGATCGTGGTAAATATGCAAATCAAAGACATGTACACAACATATTGCCTGATTCTCATGAAGCGAGTGAAAATTTATTAGTTGTTGAAGTGTATACAAATCAAGGAAACTGGTCGAGCTATCCTCCACATAAACACGATGTTGATAATTTACCAAATGAGTCTCTCCTTGAAGAGGTTTACTATCACGAAATGAATCCTCAACAAGGTTTTGTGTTCCAACGTGTTTATACCGACGATAGAAGTATTGATGAAACAATGACTGTTGAACATCGAGATGTCGTAGTCGTTCCTAAAGGTTATCATCCTGTAGGTGTGCCTGATGGATATGATAGTTATTACTTAAACGTAATGGCGGGTCCTAAGAAAATTTGGAAGTTTAATAATGCAAAAGAACATGAATGGATCATTGATAGAGATTAG
- the iolC gene encoding 5-dehydro-2-deoxygluconokinase yields MSEKKHIVAIGRAAIDLNSVEINRPMEETKTFSKYVGGSPTNIVIGASKLGLNVGLIANVSDDQHGRFITHYLQEVGVDTSQISIDKDGHKSGLTFTEILSPEESNILMYRENVADLNLKPENVDENYIKNSQYLLISGVALSQSPSREAVIKALLIAKKYQVKTIFELDYRPYSWRNEEETSLYYELLVQQVDIVIGTRDEFNKILSFQSLSDVEISESIFKNGNAELVVIKHGVQGSNAYTSTGDFYTGKAYKANVLKTFGAGDSYAAAFLYGLIKTQNIQTALQYGAASAAIVVSSHSSSEAMPTIEKIEALIQEQS; encoded by the coding sequence ATGAGCGAAAAAAAGCATATTGTTGCGATAGGTCGAGCGGCCATTGATCTCAATTCTGTTGAAATCAATAGACCAATGGAAGAAACGAAAACCTTTAGCAAATATGTAGGAGGTTCTCCAACTAATATTGTTATAGGCGCATCAAAATTAGGACTTAATGTGGGATTGATTGCCAACGTTTCGGATGATCAACATGGGCGTTTTATAACTCATTATTTGCAAGAAGTTGGCGTGGATACGTCACAAATTTCTATTGATAAAGATGGACATAAATCCGGATTAACATTCACTGAAATATTGAGTCCTGAAGAATCAAATATTTTGATGTATAGAGAAAACGTAGCAGATCTTAACTTGAAACCTGAAAATGTTGATGAAAATTATATTAAGAATAGTCAATATTTATTAATTTCTGGTGTTGCGTTATCACAATCGCCATCCCGTGAAGCTGTAATCAAAGCATTGCTTATTGCTAAAAAATATCAAGTAAAGACAATTTTTGAGTTGGATTATAGACCCTACTCATGGAGAAATGAAGAAGAAACATCACTTTATTATGAATTGTTAGTTCAGCAAGTGGATATCGTGATTGGTACTAGAGATGAATTTAACAAAATACTTTCGTTCCAATCATTATCAGATGTTGAAATCAGTGAGAGTATTTTTAAGAATGGCAACGCAGAGTTAGTTGTAATTAAACACGGTGTGCAAGGTTCTAATGCTTATACAAGTACAGGTGACTTTTACACTGGTAAAGCGTATAAAGCTAATGTTCTTAAGACTTTCGGAGCAGGAGATTCATATGCAGCGGCATTTTTATATGGATTAATTAAAACGCAAAATATCCAAACAGCTTTACAATATGGTGCGGCGTCTGCAGCAATAGTGGTGAGTAGTCACAGTTCAAGTGAAGCGATGCCTACAATTGAGAAAATAGAAGCGCTCATTCAAGAGCAAAGTTAG
- the iolD gene encoding 3D-(3,5/4)-trihydroxycyclohexane-1,2-dione acylhydrolase (decyclizing) yields MSNTIQLTTGEAIAKFLANQYISVDGHESRFVEGVINIFGHGNVLGLGEALYQYQDKLNIIQGKNEQGMAHIATAFSKQKLRRKIYAVTTSVGPGSANLVTAAGTALANHIPVLFLPGDTFATRQPDPVLQQIEQPYSIGVTTNDALKPVSRYFDRITRPEQIMSALLRAFEVMTNPATAGPATIALSQDVQGESYAFPVSFFKKRIHYIDRLKPSKRSVETAIELINRAEQPLFVVGGGAKYSEAQKIIKQLSENHHIGIVETQAGKSTVEANFKFNLGGVGVTGNLAANEYVKDADVVIGIGTRYSDFTTGSKTAFNFENASFININVNRSDALKLDGVDVLGDAKCALEEIAVGLTRASQKNANEIEMLKEKWQEERRRLAKIDINHEKYRSEIEDDFEKAKFQKYVSQLNTQLPQTNALIHLNHLIEEDAIIVAAAGSLPGDLERLWESQKFNTYHMEYGYSTMGYEIAGALGAKLAEPEKEVYAFVGDGSFLMLHSELVTALQYHQKINVVLFDNSGFGCINNLQMGNGGNSFCTEFSMPNGDVLNVDYQKVAEGYGAKGYKLNHLNALENAVKEARVQKNSTLFEIKTLPKTMTKGYQSFWNVGVSEVSENPKILKAFEEKKQKMMKAKKY; encoded by the coding sequence ATGTCGAACACAATTCAACTAACAACAGGTGAAGCAATCGCTAAATTTTTAGCAAACCAATATATATCTGTCGATGGTCATGAATCTCGCTTTGTCGAAGGCGTTATCAACATTTTTGGGCATGGTAATGTATTAGGACTTGGTGAAGCGTTGTATCAATATCAAGACAAGTTGAATATTATACAGGGGAAGAATGAACAGGGAATGGCTCATATTGCGACGGCTTTTAGTAAACAAAAGTTAAGAAGAAAAATCTATGCTGTCACAACTTCTGTTGGCCCAGGCTCAGCTAATTTAGTAACTGCTGCAGGAACGGCCTTAGCGAACCATATTCCTGTACTGTTTTTACCTGGGGATACTTTTGCAACAAGACAACCAGATCCTGTACTTCAACAAATAGAACAACCTTATAGTATCGGTGTGACAACAAATGACGCATTGAAGCCTGTATCAAGGTACTTTGATCGTATTACACGTCCAGAGCAAATTATGAGCGCGCTTTTAAGAGCTTTTGAAGTCATGACGAATCCTGCTACTGCTGGTCCAGCTACAATTGCGTTAAGTCAGGATGTTCAAGGGGAATCATATGCATTTCCAGTTTCTTTTTTCAAAAAGAGAATACATTATATAGATCGTTTAAAACCTAGCAAACGATCAGTTGAAACAGCGATTGAGTTGATTAATCGTGCTGAACAACCTTTATTTGTCGTTGGAGGAGGCGCAAAGTACTCTGAAGCGCAGAAAATTATTAAACAGTTAAGCGAAAACCATCATATCGGAATTGTTGAAACACAAGCCGGTAAGTCCACTGTTGAAGCGAATTTTAAATTTAACTTAGGTGGCGTTGGTGTTACTGGCAATTTGGCAGCCAATGAATATGTCAAGGATGCCGATGTTGTCATAGGCATAGGTACTAGATATTCAGATTTTACTACAGGTTCAAAAACAGCCTTTAATTTTGAAAATGCATCATTCATTAATATAAACGTCAATCGTAGTGATGCGCTGAAGTTAGATGGTGTAGATGTTTTAGGTGACGCTAAATGTGCACTAGAAGAGATTGCCGTCGGATTAACAAGGGCATCGCAGAAAAATGCTAATGAAATTGAAATGCTTAAAGAAAAGTGGCAAGAAGAGCGTCGTCGTTTGGCAAAAATTGATATCAATCATGAAAAATATCGATCTGAAATTGAGGATGATTTTGAAAAAGCAAAATTTCAAAAGTATGTATCTCAGCTCAATACACAACTTCCACAAACCAATGCACTGATTCATTTAAATCATTTAATTGAAGAAGATGCCATTATTGTTGCAGCTGCCGGCTCACTTCCTGGAGACTTGGAAAGATTGTGGGAATCTCAGAAGTTCAATACTTATCATATGGAGTATGGTTATTCGACTATGGGATATGAAATTGCGGGGGCATTAGGTGCTAAATTAGCTGAACCAGAGAAAGAAGTTTATGCATTTGTCGGAGATGGTAGCTTTTTAATGCTGCATTCAGAGCTTGTAACCGCATTACAGTATCACCAGAAAATAAATGTAGTGCTATTTGATAATAGTGGGTTTGGCTGTATTAATAATTTACAAATGGGGAACGGCGGTAATAGCTTCTGTACTGAATTCTCGATGCCAAATGGTGATGTTCTCAATGTTGATTATCAAAAAGTAGCAGAGGGATATGGTGCAAAAGGTTATAAACTGAATCATTTAAATGCATTAGAAAACGCAGTGAAAGAGGCAAGAGTACAAAAAAATAGTACGTTGTTTGAAATTAAAACGTTGCCTAAGACGATGACTAAAGGCTATCAATCATTCTGGAATGTTGGTGTTTCGGAAGTGAGTGAAAACCCAAAAATTCTTAAAGCATTTGAAGAAAAGAAACAAAAAATGATGAAAGCTAAGAAATATTGA
- a CDS encoding Gfo/Idh/MocA family oxidoreductase, which translates to MTTIKIGQVGLGRLGKVHAQNVVNHIPNAELWAVASIVQEELDFARNVLGVRHCYDSYTDMINNDELDAVIIVSPSGFHTVQITQALEKGLHVFSEKPIGLEMRSIESVVQKIEEKQNLVFQLGFMRRFDASYQYAKELIERGELGELTSIRCYGIDPHSGLDSFIAFASNAASGGIFLDMSIHDIDLIRWFSNSEFKSVYALGNNIAAPKLSEYSELETGACLAELENEVIVYLLAGRNAMHGYHVETELIGTKGMLRIGNAPEKNLVTLYDSNGVVRPTSHHFPERFREAFINEIQTFVDAIIGNKNSVVTGIDGLKSTEVAIAMQKSFDEKKVIYL; encoded by the coding sequence ATGACAACGATTAAAATTGGACAGGTTGGTCTGGGGAGACTAGGAAAAGTACACGCTCAAAACGTTGTGAATCATATCCCCAATGCTGAATTATGGGCTGTAGCTTCAATTGTACAAGAGGAATTGGATTTTGCACGAAATGTTCTTGGGGTAAGGCATTGCTATGATTCTTACACAGATATGATCAATAATGACGAGTTGGATGCCGTCATTATTGTTTCACCAAGTGGATTTCATACGGTGCAAATTACACAAGCATTAGAAAAAGGCTTACATGTATTTTCTGAAAAACCTATTGGACTAGAAATGAGAAGTATCGAAAGTGTCGTTCAAAAGATTGAAGAAAAGCAAAATTTAGTATTTCAATTAGGATTTATGAGAAGGTTTGATGCTTCTTATCAATATGCCAAAGAATTGATTGAAAGAGGGGAATTAGGAGAGTTAACTTCTATTAGGTGTTATGGAATTGATCCTCATTCAGGCCTTGATTCCTTTATTGCATTTGCTAGTAACGCAGCAAGTGGTGGTATTTTCCTTGATATGTCTATTCATGATATTGACTTAATTCGATGGTTTTCTAATTCAGAGTTCAAATCTGTATATGCATTAGGAAATAATATTGCCGCGCCTAAATTATCAGAGTATTCAGAACTCGAAACGGGTGCATGCTTAGCCGAATTGGAAAATGAAGTCATTGTTTATCTGTTAGCAGGCAGGAATGCAATGCACGGTTATCACGTTGAGACTGAATTAATAGGTACAAAAGGAATGTTAAGAATTGGTAATGCACCAGAAAAAAATCTCGTCACACTTTACGACAGTAATGGTGTCGTACGACCTACTTCTCATCATTTTCCTGAACGCTTTAGAGAAGCATTCATAAATGAAATTCAAACATTTGTAGATGCAATTATAGGTAATAAAAATTCTGTGGTGACAGGGATAGATGGCTTGAAAAGCACAGAAGTAGCCATTGCAATGCAAAAGTCATTTGATGAGAAGAAAGTAATTTATCTATGA
- the iolE gene encoding myo-inosose-2 dehydratase: MTQFIKYACAPIAWTNDDLPELGKENSFEQCISEMALAGYEGTEIGNKYPKDAEVLKSYLKPRNLSVASAWLSLYLTTKPYEETEKSFIDHMNFLKALGAKVIVVSEQGKSIQGDINCPLFKFKPTFNDEEWKKLIDGLHRLGSIARDNGMKIVYHHHMGTGVQTTEEIKKLMDATDPKLVSLLYDTGHLHFSGEDIVDIFNLYTDRIHHIHFKDIRSTIVEHVKKENLSFLEAVKQGAFTVPGDGDIDFKPILEMIYESDYSGWIVVEAEQDPAVANPFVYAKKAKEYINAI, from the coding sequence GTGACACAATTTATTAAATATGCATGTGCTCCGATTGCATGGACAAATGATGACTTGCCAGAGTTGGGGAAAGAAAATTCATTTGAACAATGTATTAGCGAAATGGCACTAGCTGGATATGAAGGAACAGAAATCGGCAATAAATATCCTAAAGATGCAGAAGTATTAAAGTCTTACTTGAAACCTAGAAATTTATCGGTAGCAAGTGCGTGGTTAAGTTTATATTTAACTACAAAACCTTACGAAGAAACAGAAAAATCCTTTATTGATCATATGAACTTTTTAAAAGCATTAGGTGCAAAAGTGATTGTTGTTTCGGAGCAAGGTAAAAGTATTCAAGGAGATATCAATTGCCCACTGTTTAAGTTTAAACCTACGTTCAATGATGAAGAATGGAAAAAACTCATTGATGGTTTACATCGATTGGGTTCTATCGCCAGAGATAATGGTATGAAAATTGTTTATCACCATCATATGGGAACAGGTGTACAAACTACAGAAGAAATAAAGAAACTTATGGACGCAACGGACCCAAAACTTGTTTCTTTGTTATATGACACAGGGCACTTACATTTTTCTGGTGAAGATATTGTGGACATCTTTAATTTATATACGGATAGAATTCATCATATACATTTTAAAGACATACGCAGCACTATCGTTGAACACGTGAAAAAAGAGAATTTGTCGTTTTTAGAAGCAGTGAAACAAGGTGCATTTACAGTTCCAGGAGATGGTGATATTGATTTCAAACCAATTTTGGAAATGATTTATGAGTCGGACTATTCTGGATGGATTGTAGTAGAAGCGGAACAAGATCCTGCAGTTGCTAACCCATTCGTATATGCGAAAAAAGCGAAAGAGTATATCAATGCGATATAA